Proteins encoded together in one Lathyrus oleraceus cultivar Zhongwan6 chromosome 5, CAAS_Psat_ZW6_1.0, whole genome shotgun sequence window:
- the LOC127087962 gene encoding homeobox-leucine zipper protein HOX15 has product MNTMNFDISLCLGLGLHEQSHKKKMAAPYTNSKAYQYSLTLGSGSLNNIDEKNNQVATTTKIESNASNSTTMQVSSFSNSINIIKRERDDPQVHMLGEKIPFVDFDVDENCNSTKKKLRLTKEQSRVLEDTFKDHSTLNPKKKLELAKKLNLRTRQIEVWFQNRRARTKLKQTEVNCEALKKCYETLTKENKRLEEELKELKRMKTMAEPFNYSQLPVAGFTVCPSCKTICNGKSSVNGTSHTTAQIQFYTKTNNYMLSQTSAAIAS; this is encoded by the exons ATGAACACCATGAATTTCGATATCTCTCTTTGTCTTGGTCTTGGTCTCCATGAACAAAGCCATAAGAAAAAGATGGCGGCTCCATATACTAACTCAAAAGCATATCAATATTCTCTTACGTTAGGATCAGGATCCCTCAATAATATTGATGAGAAAAATAATCAAGTAGCTACTACTACAAAGATTGAATCAAATGCCTCTAACTCTACAACCATGCAAGTTTCTTCATTTTCCAACTCCATTAATATCATCAAGAGGGAGAGAGATGATCCTCAAGTACACATGCTTGGAGAGAAGATTCCATttgttgattttgatgttgatGAAAATTGTAACTCAACCAAGAAGAAACTTAGGCTTACCAAAGAACAATCCAGAGTTTTGGAAGACACCTTCAAAGACCATTCTACCCTCAATCCG AAGAAAAAGCTAGAATTGGCAAAGAAGCTGAATCTTCGGACGAGACAAATAGAGGTGTGGTTTCAAAACAGGAGGGCAAG GACAAAGCTGAAACAAACGGAAGTGAACTGCGAAGCACTGAAGAAATGTTATGAAACTCTAACAAAAGAGAACAAGAGGCTTGAAGAGGAGTTGAAAGAGCTCAAAAGGATGAAAACAATGGCGGAACCATTTAATTATTCGCAGCTTCCGGTGGCCGGTTTTACGGTTTGCCCTTCTTGTAAGACAATTTGTAACGGCAAGAGTAGTGTCAATGGAACCTCTCACACGACGGCTCAAATTCAGTTCTATACAAAGACAAATAACTATATGTTGAGCCAAACTTCTGCAGCTATTGCTAGCTAG